GGATTTTGGAGATAACGCTGGAACCTCAACCGATCAATCTCCAGTTTACTTATATGATACCAGCGGAGTTTATACCGTAACGTTGATCACGGAGACGGACAATGGCTGTCTGGACACAGCTTCCATTGCTGCAGATGTTTATGTGCTGCCCATAGCGGACTTCACATTCCATGATGTTTGTCTGTACGATGCAGCGGTCTTCCAAAATACCTCAAGCATACAGCAGGGTACGATCACCGATTATCATTGGGATTTTGGGAACGGAAATGTTTCACCGAATCAGCAGCCTGTGGGGCAGATCTACCCTCAAGCAGGATTCTATGATGTGGAATTATTGATCCTTTCGAACAATGGCTGTAGAGATACAATGGTTCAGACCATTGAGATATTTCCAGTACCCACGGCCATGTTCACGTATGATACGGTCTGCTACCCATTGGGTACAAGCTTCACCGATCTTTCGAGTGTTGGTGGTGCATATAACGTAACGGGATGGATCTGGAAGTTCGGAGATGGAACACAGCCTGTTCAACAACAGAACCCGATACACAATTATGGTGTTTGGGGAGACTATTTCGTTCAACTTTCGGTGGTTACAGATTCTGGATGTGAAGCTGATACCACACTTGGTCCTGTTCGGGTATATCCGAAACCTGTGGCGGATTTCAGTGATCAGCTGGCCAATTGCTTAAATGATACAACCGTGTTTGAAGACCTTTCTACCATCGAGAATGGTCCGATAGATTCCATCACCAACTGGAATTGGAATTTCACTGACGGTTATTCAAGCAATGCTCAGGACACGTCTCATGTTTTCTTGAATTACGGGTTCTATAATGTGGAACTCTCGGTCACTACCAACCACGGTTGTCAGGATACGGTTGTGCATCCCGTTGAGATCTACCCATTGCCCGAGGTGAAATTCACCGTTGATACGAATTTCGGTTGTCAGCCTTTCCACGCTTGGTTTACCGACCTGAGTACGATTCCATCTCCGTATTTGCTTTCTGCTTGGCAATGGAATTTTGGTGATGAGCCAGGCACGGTTTCCACACGCAATCCAGACCATATCTATTACGATCAGGATCTGGGGCCAATGGACGTGGGAGTTTATTCGGTTTCGTTGCAAGTTACTTCGGCCAACGGATGTGTTTCGGACACAACCTACATTGATTACATGACCGAGTACCCGAAACCGGATGCGCTTTTCTCGGTGGATCCGATGCGAGCCGACATCTTGTTTCCTGAGTTTCGCATAACCGATCAGGCTTCGCCCAATGTTACCGATTGGCTTTATGATTGGGGCGATAACGCCACCTCGACCATTCCGAACCCTGTTCATGAATATGCCGACACAGGCTATTACGACATCATTCAATACGTTACCACCCAGTTCGGTTGCAAGGACACAGCTATGGTGACCGTGAAGGTCGATCCAGATTTCCGATTCTACATTCCTTCAGCATTCAAACCCGATTCGGATGGCAAGAACGATGAGTTCTTCGGCTCAGGCATTGGCATTGTAAAATATCGAATGCGTATCTACGATCGTTGGGGCGAGCAGATATTCGAATCCAACGAATACGATCATCACTGGGATGGCACTTACAAAGGACAGCAGGTGCAAGAAGGCGTCTATGTCTACCAGTTCAATATTCTGGACGTGAAGGGCGAACCGCACATCTATCGTGGTGGTGTAACGCTGTTCCGTTGATCAACGGAAATCCACCACATCAAAATCTTCCGCTTCGTACTTGGCCTGAGAAAAGACAAACTGATCGGCAGGAACACCCGCATCGATCTTCATCGATTTCACGTTCAAGATGTAATCGGTTCCGTCTTTGCCAAAGGTTTTGGAATAAACGATGTGGTTGGTCTTTTTATCAATTCCTAACCGAATACGAGAGTAGCCTTTCTTGCTTGGGTCTTCTGGGAAAAGATCGACCACGTTGAGCGTTTTGCCATCCACGGTTTCCTCGCCATGGAACTTCGATTTGAACCCTTCATCATACTGATTGAAAATATTGGCAGGATCAAGGTCAGTCTCCGAACGGAAATCATCCACCGATTTCACGTGTACTTCCTGATCATCTTTCATCACGTACCAAACGATCTTTCCATCGCTGTAAATGTCCTGTCCCATCAATTTCAGATGGAATTTGTTGCCAGATAATGTCAGTTCGCCATCGCGCGTATCGTTAATGTCGGCCTGCTTGTTATTCAGCGTGTAGCTGAAAGATACCTGAATGTCTTTGTAAGCGCTGTTGGTGCTGCTCACCGCTTTCAGGATGGCCTCGGCCTTTTCGTCATTCTGGGCAAAAATGGTAAGCGGTATAAGTACCGCGAATAGAATTCTTCTAAGCATAATTAATTTTCTCAACCCCCGTTTTGCAACTTTTGTTCCAAACTCATTTCATCTTGGATCAGCACCTGTCGGGCCTTGCTGCCCTCAAATGGTCCGATGATCCCCGCAGCTTCCAATTGGTCGATAATGCGACCTGCACGGTTGTAACCGAGTTTCAGTCTGCGCTGCAGCAAAGATGCAGAACCTTGCTGATGTTGCACAACGATGTGGGCGGCTTCGTTAAAAAGTGCATCGCGGTCGCTCGGATCCAGCGCACCATATTCACCGCCATCATTCTCATTGATGAACTCTGGGAGTTCAAACGCACTTGGGTATGCCTGCTGCGAACCGATCCAATCGCACACTTTTTCCACTTCAGGTGTGTCGATGAAGGCACATTGAATACGGATCATGTCATTTCCTGTGGAAAGAAGCATATCACCACGACCAATGAGCTGATCGGCACCGCCCGCATCAAGGATTGTTCTTGAATCGATTTTAGACGTCACGCGGAAAGCGATACGCGCGGGAAAGTTCGCTTTGATGGTACCTGTAATGATGTTCACCGAAGGTCGCTGCGTGGCAATGATCAGGTGAATTCCGATGGCCCGCGCCAGCTGTGCCAAACGGGCGATGGGCGTTTCAATTTCCTTACCCGCTGTCATGATCAGGTCGGCAAACTCATCAATTACCAGCACGATATACGGAAGGAACTGATGTCCTTCTTTCGGGTTCAGCTTGCGCGCGATAAACTTGGCGTTGTACTCCTTCAGGTTTCGGCATTGCGCGTTTTTGAGGAGTTCGTAGCGGTTGTCCATCTCCAAACACAGCGAGTTGACCGTGGTCACCACTTTCTGCGTGTCGGTAATGATGGCCTCATCCGTATCAGGCAACTTGGCCAAAAAGTGACGCTCGATCTTATTGAAGAGCGTCAGTTCCACTTTTTTCGGATCCACCAATACGAATTTGACCTGCGCAGGATGCTTTTTGTAAAGGATGGAAGCGAGAATGGCGTTCAAACCTACCGACTTACCTTGTCCCGTAGCACCTGCCATGAGCAAGTGCGGCATTTTGGCAAGGTCAGTTACATACGTTTCATTCGAAATGGTCTTTCCCAAAGCAATGGGAAGTTCCATTTTGGAATGCTGGAACTTCTCTGAGCTCAGCACCGCCTTCATCGAAACCGTGTCAGGGTTCTGGTTCGGAACTTCAATACCGATGGTTCCCTTGCCAGGAATGGGTGCAATGATGCGGATTCCCAAGGCCGAAAGGCTCAAGGCAATATCATCCTCCAGATTCTTGATCTTAGAGATACGGATTCCTGGAGCGGGAACGATTTCATAGAGCGTTACGGTCGGGCCAATAGTGGCCTTGATGCGATCGATCTCAATGTTGTAGTTCTTGAGCGTGGAAACGATACGGTTCTTGTTCGATTCCAACTCCTCCTGATCCACCGATATCTCGCCTTTTCCGTAGCTTTCTAACAGATCAATTCCTGGCTTTTTGTAGTGGCTCAGATCCAAAGTGGGGTCGTATTCGCCCATGTCTTCGCCATCTGCTTCGTCCACTGTTTCTTCCTCCACGGTGGTGGTCTCTATCTCAAACTGAACATTCTCAGCGTCATCGGCTGCGGATTCCACTTTTCTCACGCCCTCTTTGACCATCGGCTCCTCGATGGGTTTTTCGAACTCAAGCTCTGCCTTTGGTTCTTCCACCACCACGGGTTTTTCAACCACGTCCGTTTCGGTAAGGTCCAGTTCGTTGGTCTTCACCGTTACATCGGCAACGGGTGCGAAATCCTCATCTTCATCATCTGCATGTTCCTCGCCTTCTTTTGGCTTGGCAGCGAACAGTGCTTTGATACCATCTACCGATAGGTTGAACACCACCGCAGCATATACCACAAACAGGAACAGCAATAGCAACCCGGTTCCTGCACCGCCTATGAGGCTGGAGGTCCAACGGTTGAGCTGGTAACCCAATCCACCCGAAAGCACGAAATTCTCTTCGAACAGGAAGCCCATTGCCAATGGCAGCGCATAGAGGAAAAAGAGCGAATGCCTAATGGCGCGCGGTATGGAAACGATGGTCCTGCGCAGCATTACTTTCAGTCCGACTATCAGAAAAAGGAAAGGGAAGAGGAAGGAGGCGATGCCGAACCAATCGTAAATGAAGGCTTCGGCCACTACCGCACCGATCTTGCCCATGGCGTTGTTCACCGTTTCCTCTGGATTGCCGATGGTGTCGGCCATTTCCTGAACCTTGCTCTGGTCGGCAGGGCCATCTATGAGATATGAAATGAAAGAGACCGTCAGAAAAACGGCAATGATGACGAAGAACAGCCCGGCAACGGTACGCGTACGCGAATCACCGAAAAAGGCCAGAAGGCTTGTCTTTGCTCCCTTCTTTGCCTTGGATGAGTCTTTTTTTGAACTTGATTTCCCCTGTTTTTCAGCCATTCCGCCCAACGAACTCAAATGTAAGAAAAACCCGAACAAGCATGTTTTCGGGCATCTTTGATAAACGCTGCGAAATTGATCTTATTTCAGATCAGAAGCTCTGGAAAATATCGGCCATCTCCTGAACGGTGATGGTATCGTATTTCTCGGTTACGATAAAATCCTCTTCCGGATACTCTTCTGGCACCACCGAGGTGGCGATCATGTGCATGTCGATGTTGAACTTGTTCACCGTGGCCTCCATCAGCACCCCTTTTATCTCGTAGAACGGAGTGCACCAGTTCGGGTCTTTGATACCGATCTCGTTGGTGTAGAAGATGTCGAAGTCTTTGGCCGAGTCGCCCTCAAAGGTCACGCGGGCGTGCTTGCACAGATACCCCGCAATCTCTTTGGTGCTGTCCGTTGGGGTGATCTTCATACCCTTTGGCTTCTTGCCGTATTCCTTCATTATCTCCACGCTGTCCATCTCAAGACCGGAGTATTTGTTGGCAATGCGCACCAGGTGGGTCACCTTCTTTTCCTTGGCGTTGGCAAGCAGCGATGTGCTGAAAACCGCCATGCTCGTCTTCAGTTCGTTCTTGGTGTTGTTGTCCTTGAACTTGAATGACATCTCACGCGGAAACATGCTGGTGAAGATGTTGTCCTCCTCAAATTGCGGGTAGCTCAGCGCGTACACGATCTTTCCTTCAGAGACCTTGGCTGCCGATCCCGAATCGGAACCCGACCCGCAACCCGTTGACATCAATAAGGCTATCAAGCTGAATGATAGCACTGCTTTAGATAGTAATTGTACTCTCAAACGATCAACTTTTTAGCGTTTCTCGTCCAAGTTCCCGGTTTCCTTTGCTGCGCAAGATAGTAAGCGAAAGTCTTAATGCAAGAGATTCTCTTACTACTATTTTGCGTGTTCCTCGTAGTGCTTTTAGACCAGAAGGACAGACCTTGTACTGCTAATGGTAGCCTAAGGTTTCAAGCATTCCTTTTGGTCCCTGTTCTTCAGAAAAAAGTTCGGAAACGATCTTCCCATTCTCATCCTTGTAGACCACGATCTGCTTGGGCGATGGAATAAGGCAATGCTGTATGCCACCATAGCCGCCCAGCGCATTCTGGTAGGCTCCCGTGTTGAAGAAACCGATGTACAACGGCTCATCTCTTCGGAACTCGGGCAGATAGATGTTGTTCACGTGAGCTTCCACATTATAATAGTCCTGGCTGTCGCAGGTGAGACCACCGAGGTTGACGCGCTCATACGGACTGTCCCAACGGTTTACGGCCAGCATGATGAACCGCTGGTTGATGGCCCAACTGTCTGGCAGGGTGGTAATGAACGAACTGTCGATCATGTTCCACCATTCCACATCGTTCTGTTTTTTCTGGTCGATGATGGAGTAGAGGGTGGCCCCACTCTCTCCAACGGTGTAGCTGCCGAACTCAGAGAAGATGTTCGGTTCGGGTACGCCTTCCTTCTCGCAGAACTCCTTTACCTGACGCACGATCTCATCGGCCATGTACTGGTAATCGTACTCATCGGCCAGTGAGTGTTTGATGGGAAATCCGCCACCGATGTTCAACGAATCGAGCGTGGGGCATTCCTGTTTCAGATCGCAGTACACGCGCAGGCATTTCTGCAACTCGTTCCAGTAGTAGAGGCTGTCCTCAATGCCATTATCGATAAAGAAGTGTAGCATCTTCAGCTTGAAGTGCTTCTCCTTGCGCAGCACGTTCATGTAGTAATCCTGTATCTCGCGATGGCGGATTCCCAAGCGGGCCGTGTAGTAGTTCGATTGCGGTTCCTCGCCCGTGGCAATGCGGATGCCCACGTTGCACTCGCGTTTCACCAATGGGCGGAAATGTTCCAACTCGTCCATGTTGTCCAACACAGGAAGGCTGTTGAAACCCTCGTTGATGAGCCCTGCGATCAACTCCACATACAGGTCGCGCTTGTAGCCGTTGTGCACCAGAAAGGTGTCTTTGCTGATGCGCCCCTGCTCAAACAGCTTGCGGACGATGTAAATATCGAAGGCCGAGGAGGTCTCTATGTGGATGTCGTTCTTCAGCGCCTCGTTGAGCACGTAGCTGAAATGCGAGCTCTTGGTGCAGTAACAGTAGAGGTACTCGCCAGCATAGTTGTGTTTCGACATGGCATTGCGGAAGTACCCTTTGGCCTTCTGTATCTGCTCCGAAATGCGGGGCAGGTAACTCAATTTAAGCGGTGTTCCGTACTGTTTGATGATGGCCATCAGGTCGATGCCATGGAAGTACAGTTGGTTGTCCTTTACTTCAAAACCCTCTTGCGGAAACTCGAAGGTCTGCTCAATAAGATTGTAGTAGTTGTTCTCCATGTTGCTGCGTGCAAAGATGTAAGAAAACAGAAATGCTACTTGTTTTTGGTGTTAAACTTTGGTGGATTTTGTGTGGAGATGTGAGGTTGAGTGCCGCGTGTGGTTGTTTTAGAATTCTGACATTCTGGACTTATTGTTTGAGCGGGCACTGCCGTGTGTAAATGATGTTTAACTTGCATTGAACAAAGCAGAGAATTCAATGAGAAACGGTCTGATATTACTGGCGCTATTCGCTTTTGGTTCTTTCTGGGGATGTCAGCCTCAGAAGGAAAAATGGTCATCGTTAGAAATACGGCAATTGACGGATGGGGAGAAGCCTGAACCGAAGAATGCAGTTGCTGGAGATGTGTTCGTATTCGAATCGGGTTCGCCAGCGTTCAGCATGTACCAATTCATGTATTATCATGCCTTTTCGGGTGAATTGAAACCTTACGGAGCCGTATATGGCAAAGAGGGTGGTTTCGAAAAAGGATTCTATCAATGGAAAGACGATACCACGGTTGTCGTCAAAATGGTCTACTCCAACGGAGATAGTATTCAGATGTTAGAACTTTTCGGCAATGGTCCGCGGTCCTCTATGAGAATTGAGACCGAAGACTGATCCTTATTCAGCCTTCAGGCAGAAACACTTCTGCCATCATGCAGCGGGCGCTGCCACCACCAAGTGTTTCGATGGTATTGAGCGGGCTATGCAGTATGCGGTTGGTCTTTTCTATGGCGGCTATCTGTTCTGCCGTCAGGCTCTGGTAGGCCTGGGTGGACATGACCATGATCTTCTCGCCTGCAGCATTGACCACCTGTAGCATATTGCCCGCAAAATGTTCCTTTTGGTCTATACCTATATATATAAGGTGTTTGCCGCTCTGCTCCAGCGCGGTTATCACGGCCTGCCGCTCGGTGGCATCTTTGATGCTGTCGGCACAGAGGATGGCCAGTTCTTCGCCCACGCTCATCATCACATTGGTGTGGTAAATGGGCAGCCGTTGGCCGTCCACCTCTTGCATGGCATGGAAACTCACCACGCGGTAGCCCAGTTGCTGGGCCCAGTCGTTAAGCAATACCTCATTGGTGCGTTGCGATAGGCAGGCGTAGGCGATGAGGTTTGCGCGGTCGAGCACCAGGCTGCCTGTTCCTTCCAAGAAGAAACCATCGGTTTCGCTGGGCGAATAGTCGAGTGTTTCCCTTACGGTGAATCCTTTGCTTTTGAGGGTCTGGATGATGTCATCGCGTCTTTCGAGCCTGCGGTTTTCGGCACACATGGGGTAGAGCACCACCATGCCTGTTTCATGAAACGAGACCCAGTTGTTGGGGAAGATGCTGTCGGGCGTGGGAGGCTCAAGTGTGTCATCCTCAACCATGACGTTCACTCCCGCAGCACGGAGTTTTTCTACCAACGCATCGAATTCCTTCAGCGCCTCTGCCTGCGCCTGTTGGCTCGAAATCGCTGTGTCTTGACGCTGATAGTGGTTGTCCACGGCCGTTTCGGCATTCATGGCAAACGCCACGGGCCGTATCATCAATATATGGGCTGTGTTCTGTGCGGGCATATTAGAGAGTTCGGGAAAATCCTCCGCCTCGTTCCTCGGCACCTCCTTTACAAAGGAGGAAGGGTGTCCTTCCCCCTTTCAAAGGGGGTGGCATAAAAGTGAAGCTTGCGGAACTTTTATGACGGGGGATTGAATAGGTCATATCTCTTCCCGTTGCAGCGGCATACTCATACAATGCGTGCCGCCACGGGCGCGCGAAAGCTCAGCCGATTGAAGTGTGATGAGCGTATCGCCTTTAATGAGGTCGTCCAATTTGGCGCCAGCATCCATTTGCGCATTGAAATCCTCTGCTTTTATCACTTTGAAGCCCCGTTTTCGGAGGGTTTCATTGGTGTAAACGTTCCTATCGTAACCGATGATCACGCCTTCGCGGATGGCCAAGAAGTTACAGCTGTCGGTCCATTGCTCGCGCTCGGTGAACGGGAAAATGGAGCCACCGTTCGGAATGATGTTCGCCTTCTTGCAACCGAAATCTTCCAGACTTATCTCTTTCAACAGGTCATCCAAAAAGTCGAATTCCTTCTTCTTCACCTTAAATCCTTCGCCCTTGTTCTGGCGGATGAACTGCGTGACGTACACCTGCTCTTCAGGCGTTTCCATCTCGTCATCCAGCATCCTTCTAAAGTCGATCTCTTCTTTGGAAAGGGTGATGGCATCTTTGGTGAATGGCGCATACACCACCCATGTATCGCGCTTCACCATCGTAAATATGGTGTCGATGTGCATGTAGGCGCGCTCGGCTGGGATGTGCACCACTGAAACTTTATCCACCAGGTTTCGACTGAACAATTGGGTCGTCAATTGGTGAATGGCGTTCTGCGTGGTTCGTGCGCTCTGTCCCACCAGCAAGTGCCGCGGGCTGATCATCATCACGTCACCACCTTCAATACTCACCTCTTGCTTCTCGCGCGTCAGCGCATCGGTAAGGAAGTAGTATTCGTTGTCCTCCAACTCAATAACGCGGTCGGAGAATTGGTACTTGTCCCAATTGGCCTCATCCCCGAACAGGTAGAAATAGGCGATGTATTTAATAAGGAGTGCTTCGCGGGTACGGCCTTTCTCGGCTGCCTTTATCAGCAGCAGGTGGTCGTTGATCACAATGCCGATGTCGCGGGTAAAAATGAAGTTGGGCAGCGGGGCAAAGAGGTAGTCTTCCTCGCCTTCGTACATCCAAACGCCCGAAATGAGCGTTCGAGTGAGTTGCTCCGCATCCATCTTCATCAGCAGCATCTGCGTTTCGAAGTCGCATTTCTCCATCGCACACACTGCCGAAACCAACAGCTGCTTGGCGAGGTCGTTCTTCAGAACTTGCATCAAAAGGTGCTCAGCATCCAAAACCTTGTCAGACCTCAAGTAACCCTCTTTTGTCGGCTTGAAGAAATCGGGGTCGTCCTTATCGCGCTTGCGCATCACCTCAGGGTCGAGGAACCAGAGCAGCACACTCAGGTACTGGTTGTACTCCTTGCGCATGTTGTCGAGGTAAACGATGTCATCGTAAAGCAGTTCCTCCATCATGCGTGGGGCAATTTTGCCGATACCCGCATCCGGACTATGAATGATCAGTCGCTTCAGCGTACCGACCTCTGACGAAACCTTGATGTTCTTGCTCATGGCGATGAGATTTGGGGCGAAGGTAAAGATCGGAAATTGCGTGACCTCAAAACTTAGTTGTGGGTAACCTGCGTTTGACAAGCAACATGGAACAGCCACAGAAACACAGAAGGCACAGAGGTTTTCGCAGAAGGAATCTCGATCTATCTCTGTGAAATCTGTGAAAATCTGTGTCTCTGTGGCAAAAAAAAATGTCTTTCGGAAGGTTGCATGAGACAACGAATTTCCCTTTTCCCGTTTTCTCAAATTCCCTTTCTGCAAAGCAGTAACTTCGCGGCAAATTAAAGGACGTGCTCGTATCAAGTATTCAGGAAGTTCTAAAGGAACTCTACGGACAGGAAGTTGCAGAAGAACAGATTCAGCTTCAGAAAACCCGAAAGGATTTTGAAGGTGATGTAACGCTGGTGGTGTTTCCGCTGCTGCGCGTTTCCAAAAGATCTCCCGAACAGACGGGCAAAGACATCGGCAATGCGCTCGTGGCCAAGGTTGATTACGTGGCAGGGTTCAACGTGGTGAAGGGTTTTCTCAACCTTTCGTTTTCTGCCAGTTATTGGGTTTCGCAATTGGCGGATATCGTCAAAACAGAGAATTACGGCTTCCGCCAGAAGGGTGCGCACAGCCGCAACGTCATGGTCGAGTATTCATCGCCCAACACCAATAAGCCGCTGCACTTGGGTCACATCCGAAATAACCTGCTCGGTTATTCGGTTTCCGAGATTTTGAAAGCCAACGGCCACGAGGTACAGAAGGTGCAGGTGATCAACGATCGCGGTATCCATATCTGCAAAAGCATGTTGGCGTGGCAGAAGTTCGGTAATGGCGAAACACCACAGTCATCGGGCCTCAAAGGCGATAAGTTGGTCGGTAAGTATTACGTGGAGTTCGATAAGCATTACAAGGCAGAGGTTGCGCAGCTGGTAGAGGCAGGGAAGACCAAGGAAGAGGCCGAGGCCGAAGCACCTATAATAATAGAGGCGC
The sequence above is drawn from the Flavobacteriales bacterium genome and encodes:
- a CDS encoding amidinotransferase, coding for MSKNIKVSSEVGTLKRLIIHSPDAGIGKIAPRMMEELLYDDIVYLDNMRKEYNQYLSVLLWFLDPEVMRKRDKDDPDFFKPTKEGYLRSDKVLDAEHLLMQVLKNDLAKQLLVSAVCAMEKCDFETQMLLMKMDAEQLTRTLISGVWMYEGEEDYLFAPLPNFIFTRDIGIVINDHLLLIKAAEKGRTREALLIKYIAYFYLFGDEANWDKYQFSDRVIELEDNEYYFLTDALTREKQEVSIEGGDVMMISPRHLLVGQSARTTQNAIHQLTTQLFSRNLVDKVSVVHIPAERAYMHIDTIFTMVKRDTWVVYAPFTKDAITLSKEEIDFRRMLDDEMETPEEQVYVTQFIRQNKGEGFKVKKKEFDFLDDLLKEISLEDFGCKKANIIPNGGSIFPFTEREQWTDSCNFLAIREGVIIGYDRNVYTNETLRKRGFKVIKAEDFNAQMDAGAKLDDLIKGDTLITLQSAELSRARGGTHCMSMPLQREEI
- a CDS encoding arginine decarboxylase; this translates as MENNYYNLIEQTFEFPQEGFEVKDNQLYFHGIDLMAIIKQYGTPLKLSYLPRISEQIQKAKGYFRNAMSKHNYAGEYLYCYCTKSSHFSYVLNEALKNDIHIETSSAFDIYIVRKLFEQGRISKDTFLVHNGYKRDLYVELIAGLINEGFNSLPVLDNMDELEHFRPLVKRECNVGIRIATGEEPQSNYYTARLGIRHREIQDYYMNVLRKEKHFKLKMLHFFIDNGIEDSLYYWNELQKCLRVYCDLKQECPTLDSLNIGGGFPIKHSLADEYDYQYMADEIVRQVKEFCEKEGVPEPNIFSEFGSYTVGESGATLYSIIDQKKQNDVEWWNMIDSSFITTLPDSWAINQRFIMLAVNRWDSPYERVNLGGLTCDSQDYYNVEAHVNNIYLPEFRRDEPLYIGFFNTGAYQNALGGYGGIQHCLIPSPKQIVVYKDENGKIVSELFSEEQGPKGMLETLGYH
- a CDS encoding outer membrane lipoprotein carrier protein LolA encodes the protein MLRRILFAVLIPLTIFAQNDEKAEAILKAVSSTNSAYKDIQVSFSYTLNNKQADINDTRDGELTLSGNKFHLKLMGQDIYSDGKIVWYVMKDDQEVHVKSVDDFRSETDLDPANIFNQYDEGFKSKFHGEETVDGKTLNVVDLFPEDPSKKGYSRIRLGIDKKTNHIVYSKTFGKDGTDYILNVKSMKIDAGVPADQFVFSQAKYEAEDFDVVDFR
- a CDS encoding amidinotransferase, with translation MIRPVAFAMNAETAVDNHYQRQDTAISSQQAQAEALKEFDALVEKLRAAGVNVMVEDDTLEPPTPDSIFPNNWVSFHETGMVVLYPMCAENRRLERRDDIIQTLKSKGFTVRETLDYSPSETDGFFLEGTGSLVLDRANLIAYACLSQRTNEVLLNDWAQQLGYRVVSFHAMQEVDGQRLPIYHTNVMMSVGEELAILCADSIKDATERQAVITALEQSGKHLIYIGIDQKEHFAGNMLQVVNAAGEKIMVMSTQAYQSLTAEQIAAIEKTNRILHSPLNTIETLGGGSARCMMAEVFLPEG
- a CDS encoding DNA translocase FtsK encodes the protein MAEKQGKSSSKKDSSKAKKGAKTSLLAFFGDSRTRTVAGLFFVIIAVFLTVSFISYLIDGPADQSKVQEMADTIGNPEETVNNAMGKIGAVVAEAFIYDWFGIASFLFPFLFLIVGLKVMLRRTIVSIPRAIRHSLFFLYALPLAMGFLFEENFVLSGGLGYQLNRWTSSLIGGAGTGLLLLFLFVVYAAVVFNLSVDGIKALFAAKPKEGEEHADDEDEDFAPVADVTVKTNELDLTETDVVEKPVVVEEPKAELEFEKPIEEPMVKEGVRKVESAADDAENVQFEIETTTVEEETVDEADGEDMGEYDPTLDLSHYKKPGIDLLESYGKGEISVDQEELESNKNRIVSTLKNYNIEIDRIKATIGPTVTLYEIVPAPGIRISKIKNLEDDIALSLSALGIRIIAPIPGKGTIGIEVPNQNPDTVSMKAVLSSEKFQHSKMELPIALGKTISNETYVTDLAKMPHLLMAGATGQGKSVGLNAILASILYKKHPAQVKFVLVDPKKVELTLFNKIERHFLAKLPDTDEAIITDTQKVVTTVNSLCLEMDNRYELLKNAQCRNLKEYNAKFIARKLNPKEGHQFLPYIVLVIDEFADLIMTAGKEIETPIARLAQLARAIGIHLIIATQRPSVNIITGTIKANFPARIAFRVTSKIDSRTILDAGGADQLIGRGDMLLSTGNDMIRIQCAFIDTPEVEKVCDWIGSQQAYPSAFELPEFINENDGGEYGALDPSDRDALFNEAAHIVVQHQQGSASLLQRRLKLGYNRAGRIIDQLEAAGIIGPFEGSKARQVLIQDEMSLEQKLQNGG
- a CDS encoding DUF4412 domain-containing protein; this translates as MSTGCGSGSDSGSAAKVSEGKIVYALSYPQFEEDNIFTSMFPREMSFKFKDNNTKNELKTSMAVFSTSLLANAKEKKVTHLVRIANKYSGLEMDSVEIMKEYGKKPKGMKITPTDSTKEIAGYLCKHARVTFEGDSAKDFDIFYTNEIGIKDPNWCTPFYEIKGVLMEATVNKFNIDMHMIATSVVPEEYPEEDFIVTEKYDTITVQEMADIFQSF